In Sporosarcina psychrophila, a genomic segment contains:
- a CDS encoding CxxH/CxxC protein gives MNTYSCETHINHALDVFVAEQGKFPIMEVVSEEEKLSTKCNYCEEPSIYVVANK, from the coding sequence ATGAATACTTATAGCTGTGAAACTCATATAAACCATGCTTTAGACGTTTTTGTAGCGGAGCAAGGAAAGTTTCCAATCATGGAAGTTGTATCGGAGGAAGAAAAGTTATCCACAAAGTGCAACTACTGTGAAGAGCCTTCGATATATGTTGTGGCGAACAAATAG
- the rlmH gene encoding 23S rRNA (pseudouridine(1915)-N(3))-methyltransferase RlmH, which produces MNITIVTVGKLKEKYLKMGIEEFSKRLGAYAKVNIVEVADEKAPESLSDADMEIVKKKEAERILAKFGSDTYVIALAIEGKMKTSEELAADLESLMTYGRSKVAFVIGGSLGLHDSVIKRADELLSFSKMTFPHQMMKLILLEQVYRAFRIMKNEPYHK; this is translated from the coding sequence GTGAATATAACGATTGTGACAGTAGGTAAATTAAAAGAGAAGTATTTAAAAATGGGCATTGAGGAATTCTCAAAACGATTAGGCGCGTATGCAAAAGTTAATATAGTCGAAGTAGCGGATGAGAAAGCACCTGAATCATTAAGCGACGCCGATATGGAAATTGTGAAGAAAAAAGAAGCGGAGCGAATTCTGGCGAAATTTGGGTCGGATACGTATGTGATTGCACTTGCGATTGAAGGTAAGATGAAGACGTCAGAAGAGCTAGCGGCGGATTTAGAGTCGTTGATGACGTACGGACGTAGTAAGGTGGCATTTGTTATTGGTGGATCACTAGGACTGCATGACAGTGTGATAAAACGCGCGGATGAATTACTGTCCTTTTCGAAAATGACGTTTCCACATCAGATGATGAAGCTGATATTGTTGGAGCAGGTATATAGGGCTTTCAGGATAATGAAGAACGAACCGTATCATAAGTAA
- a CDS encoding GAF domain-containing sensor histidine kinase — protein MLSEQTRYSRLANITKIINTKLELREVLQRVTMAISEEVVQCNSVGIYLPQKDGTFRGFAGKPEVINGITLDTQVIDVEIDLLAKEVIETQKTIYIPDTSKDNRPDPRSVEAFQIKSLLALPIAFGHELFGLVFLFDYGTPMNLTESEIQSVEAYVNMAAVAIQNANNLKQKESLIAEKQLLLNVTRDLSMCSSVEECLDKCFYYLGKVLDSKSIAAHLLDPLEKTAIRLTKLSKDCEWSQADWVENFNSIRIEQSYETLMEKVIETKSVISGPNEESKYLLMIPLVSMGEVLGVIAVVNVEGKANNYDKSQIQLAKSIVDATAPTFSNLLYMDQLENMVEERTSELATANEKVTSVIESITDGFFALNKEWEFIYLNKHQYIPQKKTAEDVLGKNIWNVFPKSVDTVMYKEFHRAMSERVSVHFEYLSTSDDYWYEVVAYPYDEGICCLLKNITEKKKYEQELKRLSNLDLIGQMAAGISHEIRNPMTTVRGFLQLLKKEGEFEKHNGYFNLMIEELDRANSIITEFLSIGNTRTSDLEMLDLNSIIRDITPLIKIDTCNQNKLIQFDMKDIPELLLNPNEIRQLIINLYRNGLEAMSTGKVLSISTYKEDGNCVVLAIRDQGEGISPQTVEKLGTPFYTTKDNGTGLGLGICYAIVARHNAKIEIQTGSEGTTFFVKFDTYIGLR, from the coding sequence ATGTTAAGTGAACAGACGAGATATTCTAGGCTTGCGAACATAACCAAAATAATAAATACAAAGTTAGAACTACGCGAAGTATTACAGCGGGTAACAATGGCAATATCCGAAGAGGTTGTTCAATGTAACTCTGTTGGTATTTATTTACCCCAGAAGGATGGAACATTCAGAGGGTTTGCAGGAAAACCAGAAGTTATAAATGGTATAACGCTTGATACGCAGGTAATAGATGTTGAAATAGACTTACTAGCCAAAGAAGTTATTGAAACTCAAAAAACCATCTACATCCCTGATACCTCAAAGGATAATCGACCGGATCCGAGATCAGTTGAAGCCTTCCAAATTAAATCCTTATTAGCTCTGCCTATTGCATTTGGGCACGAGTTGTTTGGTCTGGTTTTTTTATTTGATTATGGAACACCAATGAACTTAACAGAGTCAGAAATTCAAAGTGTTGAAGCTTATGTGAATATGGCTGCAGTCGCAATTCAAAACGCAAATAATTTAAAACAAAAAGAAAGCCTTATTGCTGAAAAGCAATTATTACTTAATGTTACACGTGACTTATCGATGTGTTCTTCTGTAGAAGAATGTCTCGATAAATGTTTTTATTACTTAGGAAAAGTTTTAGATAGCAAAAGTATTGCTGCACATCTCCTAGATCCGTTAGAAAAAACAGCAATTAGATTAACGAAGTTAAGTAAAGACTGTGAGTGGTCACAGGCAGATTGGGTTGAGAACTTTAATAGTATAAGAATTGAGCAAAGTTATGAAACCCTGATGGAAAAGGTTATTGAAACAAAAAGTGTAATTTCCGGCCCGAATGAAGAAAGTAAGTATCTACTTATGATTCCGTTGGTTTCAATGGGAGAAGTATTAGGGGTAATAGCAGTTGTTAATGTAGAAGGGAAAGCTAATAATTACGATAAATCTCAAATTCAACTAGCAAAATCTATAGTTGACGCCACAGCCCCTACGTTTTCAAACTTGTTATATATGGACCAACTTGAAAACATGGTGGAAGAGCGAACAAGCGAATTAGCTACTGCTAATGAAAAAGTCACGAGTGTTATTGAAAGTATTACAGATGGATTCTTTGCATTGAATAAAGAATGGGAATTTATCTACTTAAATAAACATCAATATATACCACAAAAGAAAACAGCAGAAGATGTATTAGGTAAGAATATTTGGAATGTCTTCCCGAAGAGTGTGGATACAGTCATGTATAAAGAATTTCATCGTGCAATGTCAGAGCGAGTATCAGTACATTTCGAATATCTCTCAACCTCTGATGATTATTGGTACGAAGTAGTCGCTTATCCGTATGACGAGGGGATCTGCTGTCTTTTAAAAAATATAACGGAAAAAAAGAAATATGAGCAAGAATTGAAAAGGTTATCAAATTTAGACTTAATAGGGCAAATGGCGGCAGGTATTAGTCATGAGATTAGAAATCCAATGACAACAGTACGAGGGTTTTTGCAGTTATTAAAAAAAGAAGGCGAATTTGAAAAACATAATGGTTACTTTAATTTAATGATTGAAGAACTTGACCGGGCAAATTCTATTATTACTGAATTTCTTTCAATAGGTAATACAAGGACATCTGATTTAGAGATGTTAGATTTAAATTCAATTATTCGTGATATTACTCCTTTGATAAAAATCGATACATGTAATCAAAATAAACTTATTCAATTCGATATGAAAGACATCCCAGAACTACTTTTAAATCCTAATGAGATCCGACAATTAATAATAAACCTATATCGTAATGGCCTTGAAGCAATGAGCACAGGGAAAGTTCTATCCATCAGCACCTACAAGGAAGATGGAAATTGTGTAGTTCTTGCAATACGGGATCAAGGAGAAGGTATCAGTCCTCAGACAGTAGAGAAATTGGGTACTCCATTCTACACAACTAAGGATAATGGTACTGGATTGGGTTTAGGTATATGTTATGCCATTGTTGCCCGTCATAACGCAAAAATTGAAATTCAAACAGGATCTGAAGGAACTACTTTTTTTGTTAAATTTGACACCTACATAGGACTCCGTTGA
- a CDS encoding malate:quinone oxidoreductase: MSNQKTKTDVILIGAGVMSATLGTMLKELVPEWNIKVFEKLANAGEESSNEWNNAGTGHAALCELNYTSEKPDGSVDISKAIKINEQFQLSMQFWSYLVNNKLINNPQDFIMSLPHMSMVQGEQNVAFLKKRFEAMSNNPLFKGMEFSADPGKLMEWIPLIMQGRPSNDAIAATKIDTGTDVNFGALTRMLFDHLQSKNVDINYKHSVDAIKRTNDGSWELKVKNVDSGSIERHTAKFVFIGGGGGSLHLLQKTGIPEGKHIGGFPVSGIFMVCNNPDVVAQHHAKVYGKAQVGAPPMSVPHLDTRFIDNKKSLLFGPFAGFSPKFLKTGSMLDLITSVKPNNVLTMLSAGAKEMSLTKYLIQQLMLSKEQRMKELQEFIPNAKIEEWDFVVAGQRVQVIKDTEAGGKGTLQFGTEVITAADGSIAALLGASPGASTAVHVMFDVIKKCFPQYIEEWEPKLKEMVPSYGMSLMENPELLHEMHASTAQTLGLSENLPEPS, from the coding sequence ATGAGTAACCAAAAAACTAAAACAGACGTTATCTTAATTGGTGCCGGAGTTATGAGTGCGACTTTGGGGACAATGCTAAAAGAATTAGTACCAGAATGGAATATTAAAGTGTTTGAGAAGCTCGCAAATGCGGGGGAGGAAAGCTCTAACGAATGGAATAATGCAGGAACTGGCCATGCGGCACTGTGTGAGCTTAACTACACCAGTGAAAAACCAGACGGATCTGTAGATATTAGCAAAGCTATAAAAATCAATGAACAGTTTCAGCTTTCAATGCAGTTTTGGTCATATCTTGTAAACAATAAGCTGATTAACAATCCGCAGGATTTTATCATGTCATTGCCTCATATGAGCATGGTACAAGGAGAACAAAATGTAGCATTTTTAAAGAAACGTTTTGAAGCGATGTCAAATAACCCGTTGTTCAAAGGGATGGAATTTTCCGCTGATCCAGGAAAACTAATGGAATGGATTCCGCTAATTATGCAGGGCCGTCCATCAAATGATGCGATAGCAGCAACAAAAATCGACACCGGAACGGACGTCAACTTCGGTGCTTTAACGCGCATGTTGTTTGACCACTTACAGTCTAAAAATGTCGATATCAATTACAAGCATAGTGTTGATGCTATTAAACGTACGAATGATGGCTCATGGGAATTGAAAGTGAAGAATGTCGATAGCGGTAGCATCGAACGCCATACTGCAAAATTTGTCTTTATCGGAGGCGGCGGAGGAAGTCTGCATCTACTACAAAAAACCGGTATTCCTGAAGGAAAGCATATTGGTGGATTCCCAGTAAGCGGAATCTTCATGGTGTGTAATAATCCGGATGTTGTGGCGCAGCATCACGCAAAAGTATACGGAAAAGCGCAGGTTGGCGCTCCACCAATGTCTGTTCCGCATCTGGACACAAGATTTATCGACAATAAAAAGTCATTGCTATTTGGACCATTTGCCGGCTTTTCACCAAAGTTCTTAAAGACGGGTTCAATGTTAGATTTAATAACTTCTGTCAAACCAAATAATGTGTTGACGATGTTATCGGCAGGCGCAAAAGAAATGTCATTGACAAAGTACCTGATTCAGCAACTTATGTTATCGAAAGAACAGCGTATGAAAGAGTTACAAGAGTTTATCCCGAATGCCAAAATTGAAGAATGGGATTTTGTAGTAGCGGGCCAACGTGTACAAGTTATCAAAGATACTGAGGCGGGCGGTAAAGGAACACTTCAATTTGGTACGGAAGTTATTACTGCAGCAGATGGATCGATTGCAGCATTGCTAGGCGCTTCTCCGGGTGCTTCTACTGCCGTACACGTTATGTTTGATGTCATTAAAAAATGCTTCCCGCAATATATCGAAGAATGGGAACCAAAATTGAAAGAAATGGTTCCCTCGTATGGCATGTCGCTAATGGAAAATCCAGAGCTTTTGCACGAAATGCATGCTTCAACAGCGCAGACGCTTGGTCTAAGCGAAAACTTGCCGGAGCCTAGCTAA
- a CDS encoding VOC family protein has product MITKIGQIMLYVNNQDETVKFWTEKVGFSVISEEDNGQGMRWIEIAPTKDAETTIILHNKELIAKMQPELNLQTPSLLLFSENLDELYRDFKDKQITVGDMVTMPSGRVFNFADNEGNYFAVLERK; this is encoded by the coding sequence ATGATTACAAAAATCGGTCAAATTATGTTATATGTCAATAACCAAGATGAGACAGTGAAGTTTTGGACGGAAAAAGTAGGATTTAGCGTCATTTCAGAAGAAGATAATGGCCAAGGAATGAGATGGATTGAAATCGCTCCAACAAAGGACGCGGAAACAACTATCATACTTCACAATAAGGAACTCATTGCTAAAATGCAGCCGGAATTAAATCTTCAAACACCTTCATTACTGCTTTTCTCAGAGAATCTTGATGAATTATACAGAGACTTTAAGGATAAACAGATCACAGTTGGAGACATGGTAACGATGCCTTCTGGCAGAGTATTTAATTTTGCGGATAATGAAGGAAATTACTTTGCGGTTTTGGAAAGAAAGTGA
- a CDS encoding GNAT family N-acetyltransferase yields METIQLYGDAVVLRPMTKNDVDGIYAHCQDERIWTHMLDTLKTKEDVQTYIEQALVNRETGTEYPFVIVLRATNEIIGSTRFFDISTAHKRLEIGHTWLHPSFWRTNINTECKYLLLSYCFNQLQFQRVQLKTGHENSQSQKAIERIGAKKEGVLRNHMIRPNGTVRHTVMYSVIEEDWPEVKQRIEGLMESYQK; encoded by the coding sequence ATGGAAACTATTCAATTATACGGAGATGCTGTTGTTTTAAGACCAATGACCAAAAATGATGTAGATGGCATATATGCACATTGCCAAGACGAGCGTATTTGGACGCATATGTTGGATACATTAAAAACGAAAGAAGACGTACAGACCTATATTGAACAGGCATTAGTTAATCGGGAAACAGGAACGGAATACCCTTTTGTCATTGTGCTTCGAGCAACAAATGAAATAATTGGCTCTACGCGATTTTTCGATATTTCCACTGCACATAAACGGTTAGAAATCGGTCATACTTGGCTGCATCCGTCATTTTGGCGCACAAACATCAATACAGAGTGTAAATACTTGCTACTATCTTACTGCTTTAATCAACTACAGTTTCAACGAGTACAACTTAAAACAGGTCATGAAAATAGCCAATCTCAAAAAGCTATTGAACGGATTGGTGCTAAAAAAGAAGGGGTTTTACGTAATCATATGATTAGACCTAATGGAACGGTGCGACATACGGTTATGTATAGCGTAATAGAAGAGGATTGGCCTGAAGTAAAACAGCGTATAGAAGGCTTAATGGAGAGTTATCAAAAATAA
- a CDS encoding PLP-dependent aminotransferase family protein: protein MELSFNGDDPYYLQIYRQIREKIIQHHLLLHTKLPPKRQLARDLGVSVHTIQEAYAQLIAEGYIESKERSGYFVAAYDYERLVSKQQQLYSATSEIVEIDIDIDFHSGHVAKDVFPFKTWKKLLNRHIGDASFTMSPWQGEWRLRQEIAAYVQQSRGVSCAPNQVFVSSGTQTQLHMICQFFYEAASVAIEDPGFIRAKAVFEQQRIPYESIPVDELGVTVPSKSHQFLYTTPAHQFPLGMILPIQRRIELINWAHQNNAYIIEDDYDGEFRYKGKPIPSLAELDEMKRVIYFGTFSKTLIPSLRMSYFVLPIKLVEPFEQKFALQKSTVSRMDQLTLADFMREDYWRRHLDKMRTIYRQKQRTILKAIHHYLSPEYEVIGESSGLHIVLKLPADLTEEDAIELAKVIHIRIYPVSNSYVNVKSTNLVLLGYGGLSIEDITRGIQLLAKVWQER, encoded by the coding sequence ATGGAGTTGTCATTCAATGGAGATGACCCGTATTATCTTCAAATATATAGGCAAATTAGAGAAAAAATCATACAGCATCATCTTCTCCTACATACGAAGTTACCTCCAAAACGGCAACTTGCAAGGGATTTAGGTGTTAGTGTGCATACAATTCAGGAAGCATATGCTCAATTAATAGCTGAAGGCTATATCGAAAGTAAAGAGCGATCTGGTTACTTTGTTGCTGCTTATGATTATGAGCGCCTTGTTTCGAAACAACAGCAACTATATAGTGCAACCTCCGAAATTGTTGAAATTGACATTGACATCGACTTTCACTCAGGCCATGTAGCGAAGGATGTTTTTCCTTTTAAGACTTGGAAAAAGCTATTGAATCGACATATAGGAGATGCCTCATTTACCATGAGTCCTTGGCAAGGTGAATGGCGCCTACGCCAAGAAATTGCTGCCTATGTTCAACAATCTCGTGGTGTATCATGCGCGCCGAATCAAGTCTTCGTTAGTAGTGGTACACAGACCCAATTGCATATGATTTGTCAGTTTTTCTATGAAGCAGCGTCTGTTGCTATTGAAGACCCGGGATTTATTCGTGCTAAAGCTGTTTTTGAACAACAGCGAATACCTTATGAATCGATTCCAGTAGATGAATTAGGAGTGACTGTTCCGAGTAAATCACATCAGTTTCTCTACACAACGCCAGCACATCAATTTCCACTGGGGATGATTTTACCGATACAACGAAGAATTGAGTTAATTAATTGGGCCCATCAAAACAATGCTTACATCATTGAGGATGATTATGACGGCGAATTTCGCTATAAAGGAAAGCCTATACCCTCCCTTGCTGAGCTTGATGAAATGAAGAGAGTCATTTATTTTGGTACATTTTCAAAGACACTTATTCCATCTCTTCGTATGAGTTACTTTGTTTTGCCTATCAAGCTTGTAGAGCCATTTGAGCAGAAGTTTGCACTTCAAAAGTCAACGGTATCTCGAATGGACCAACTTACCCTTGCTGACTTTATGAGGGAAGATTATTGGAGACGACATCTCGATAAAATGCGGACGATTTATCGACAAAAACAGAGGACAATTTTAAAGGCAATTCATCACTATTTATCGCCTGAATATGAAGTCATCGGGGAGAGCTCTGGTCTGCATATCGTTTTAAAGTTACCTGCTGATTTAACGGAAGAAGATGCTATTGAATTAGCGAAAGTAATTCATATTCGTATTTATCCAGTTTCAAATTCTTACGTCAATGTAAAATCAACTAATTTAGTTTTACTCGGATATGGTGGGCTTTCTATTGAGGACATTACTCGTGGAATTCAATTACTTGCAAAGGTTTGGCAGGAAAGATAG
- a CDS encoding zinc ribbon domain-containing protein YjdM: MPNLPNCPKCNSEYTYEDGNLFVCPECAHEWSLGAEAENSEETKVYKDSNGNVLNDGDSVTVIKDLKVKGSSLVVKKGTKVKGIRLIDEDHDIDCKIDGIGAMKLKTEFVKKL, translated from the coding sequence ATGCCTAATTTACCAAATTGTCCAAAATGTAATTCTGAATATACATACGAAGATGGTAATCTTTTTGTTTGCCCAGAATGTGCCCATGAATGGTCTTTAGGAGCAGAAGCTGAAAATAGTGAGGAAACAAAAGTTTATAAAGACTCAAATGGAAATGTCTTGAACGATGGTGATTCTGTAACAGTCATCAAAGACCTTAAAGTAAAGGGAAGTTCATTAGTCGTTAAAAAAGGTACAAAAGTAAAAGGAATACGGTTAATTGACGAGGACCATGACATTGATTGTAAAATTGATGGTATTGGAGCTATGAAATTAAAAACGGAATTTGTTAAAAAGTTATAA
- a CDS encoding coenzyme F420-0:L-glutamate ligase translates to MERIVGTVARGLRCPIINRGDNIEDIVVESVLKASEVEGFTFNDKDIVSITESIVARAQGNYATIDHIAKDVSSKFGEETVGVIFPILSRNRFAICLRGIAKGVKKVVLMLSYPSDEVGNHLVDLDMLDEKGINPWTDVLTEEQFRGHFGYNKHTFTGVDYIDYYKSLVEEYGIECEVIFSNSPKTILDYTKHVLTCDIHTRFRTKKILKANGGISVYSLDDILAESMDGSGYNEDYGLLGSNKSTEDDVKLFPRNCQPVVDNIQHILKEKTGKDIEVMIYGDGAFKDPVGKIWELADPVVSPAYTPGLDGTPNEIKLKYLADNNFADLRGDDLKQAISQFITDKDDDLVGAMEAQGTTPRKLTDLIGSLSDLTSGSGDKGTPIVFIQGYFDNFTK, encoded by the coding sequence TTGGAAAGAATAGTTGGAACAGTTGCAAGAGGCCTCCGTTGCCCAATAATAAATCGTGGAGATAATATTGAGGATATAGTAGTAGAAAGTGTGTTAAAAGCTTCCGAAGTTGAAGGCTTTACATTTAATGATAAAGATATTGTTTCTATAACAGAATCCATTGTTGCTCGAGCTCAAGGGAATTATGCAACGATTGATCATATTGCTAAAGACGTTAGTTCAAAGTTCGGAGAAGAAACTGTTGGAGTAATATTCCCTATTTTAAGTCGTAATCGTTTTGCAATCTGCCTTCGAGGTATTGCAAAAGGCGTTAAAAAAGTTGTTTTAATGCTTAGCTATCCTTCTGATGAAGTTGGGAATCACCTTGTGGATCTGGACATGCTTGATGAAAAAGGAATTAACCCTTGGACAGACGTTTTAACGGAAGAACAGTTCCGCGGCCACTTTGGCTATAATAAACATACTTTTACTGGCGTTGACTATATTGATTACTATAAATCATTAGTTGAAGAATACGGCATTGAATGTGAAGTTATATTCTCAAACAGTCCAAAAACGATTTTAGATTACACAAAACATGTTCTTACTTGTGATATACACACGAGATTTAGAACGAAAAAAATATTAAAAGCAAATGGTGGCATTAGCGTTTATAGCCTCGATGACATATTAGCCGAGTCTATGGATGGTAGCGGTTATAACGAAGATTATGGGCTGCTTGGGTCAAATAAATCAACTGAAGATGATGTAAAACTGTTCCCACGTAATTGCCAACCTGTCGTTGATAACATACAGCATATACTCAAAGAAAAGACTGGCAAAGATATTGAAGTCATGATTTACGGAGATGGAGCGTTTAAAGATCCAGTCGGTAAGATATGGGAACTTGCGGATCCAGTCGTATCACCAGCTTACACACCAGGGCTTGACGGTACACCTAATGAAATAAAATTAAAATATCTTGCCGACAATAACTTTGCCGATTTAAGAGGCGATGACCTTAAACAAGCTATATCACAATTCATTACCGATAAAGACGATGATCTTGTAGGAGCAATGGAAGCACAAGGTACTACACCAAGAAAACTTACCGACCTTATTGGCTCTCTATCTGATTTAACATCAGGAAGCGGAGATAAAGGTACACCTATCGTCTTTATACAAGGCTATTTCGATAACTTCACAAAATAA
- a CDS encoding LysR family transcriptional regulator, giving the protein MVSKLDLYKIFCQVGKSESFSKAAKDLYMTQPAVSQAIMQLERELDTRLFYRSPKGVSLTNEGSLLFEYANSAINLIHVGEEKILEFKNLTTGELKIGVGDTISRYFLLPYLEAFHIRYPNIKFTIVNGTTLELCSILKSGGVDVAVCNFPIDDPTLELKPCIDIQDTFVYGERFKKILAKPLSLHELVKLPLIFLESKSNSRKYVEDYMISKGIKISPEFELGSHDLLLEFAKINLGIACVTKEFSQEYLNKGLLYEVQLNEKIPTRSIGVCFLKSVPLSRASTKFVEIVEGKQL; this is encoded by the coding sequence ATGGTTAGTAAATTAGATTTATATAAAATATTTTGTCAAGTAGGAAAAAGCGAGAGTTTTTCCAAGGCTGCAAAAGATCTTTATATGACGCAACCAGCAGTTAGTCAGGCAATCATGCAGTTGGAAAGGGAATTAGATACACGTCTTTTTTATAGAAGTCCAAAAGGCGTATCTCTGACAAATGAAGGTAGTCTGCTATTTGAATACGCCAATTCGGCTATTAATTTAATTCATGTCGGAGAAGAAAAGATTTTAGAATTTAAAAACTTAACGACAGGTGAATTAAAGATAGGTGTAGGAGATACAATTTCAAGGTATTTTCTACTTCCCTATTTGGAGGCTTTTCACATTAGATATCCAAATATAAAATTTACGATTGTAAATGGTACGACATTGGAACTCTGTTCGATTTTAAAATCAGGTGGAGTAGATGTTGCTGTTTGTAACTTCCCGATTGACGATCCTACATTAGAACTGAAGCCATGTATTGATATCCAGGATACATTTGTTTATGGGGAAAGGTTTAAGAAAATATTGGCTAAACCCTTAAGCCTACATGAATTAGTAAAGCTTCCATTAATTTTTCTTGAATCGAAATCAAACTCGAGAAAGTATGTAGAGGATTATATGATTTCTAAAGGTATAAAGATTTCACCGGAATTTGAATTAGGTTCACATGACTTATTATTAGAGTTTGCTAAAATAAATTTAGGGATAGCGTGTGTAACAAAAGAGTTTTCTCAAGAGTATTTAAATAAAGGATTGTTATATGAAGTACAACTAAATGAAAAGATACCGACGAGAAGTATAGGCGTATGCTTTTTAAAAAGTGTACCATTATCACGAGCCTCAACAAAATTCGTTGAGATTGTAGAAGGCAAACAGCTGTAA
- a CDS encoding uracil/xanthine transporter: METKSVGASITLLAGFQWLFFMFANTVVIPISVGSAFQLESIEIVSAIQRSFIFTGVACMLQGLIGHRLALMEGQSGLWWGVILSLAATASTMNLELTTIGGSIAVGVIISGIIVAVFGILGMGEVLKKWFTPIVMFVFLLLLANQLITIFLKGMIGLNIGDSIDVKVACFSFTLAALTILIHVKGKGIISSLNLLIGMTVGWIAAALLFPAEVTETIKTTPFLTWFPWGQPAFEWGIVITVVITGLLNTTNTIATLKGAEDVFEQETTPKQYRASFFLTGMLSTASGVLGLVPYAPYASSLGFLQSTGIRERAPFFVGSMLFILLGSVPQLSAFFSTIPHSVGNTVLFVAYLQLFRSAIRNIEGLTFEPTTVYRIALPVLLGLSIMTLPATAFTTIPQLIRPILSNGMLMGILAALFIELLHYLGQQKRVMS, translated from the coding sequence ATGGAAACTAAGTCAGTAGGGGCGTCTATCACTTTACTAGCGGGATTTCAGTGGCTGTTCTTTATGTTTGCCAATACAGTCGTCATTCCTATTTCTGTCGGCAGTGCTTTTCAGTTGGAATCCATTGAAATTGTATCCGCCATTCAACGCTCCTTCATCTTCACAGGAGTGGCCTGTATGCTGCAAGGGCTTATCGGGCATCGTTTAGCATTAATGGAGGGTCAATCTGGACTGTGGTGGGGCGTCATCCTAAGCTTGGCTGCTACGGCCAGTACGATGAATCTCGAACTAACTACGATTGGTGGCAGCATTGCAGTTGGGGTTATAATTTCGGGCATTATTGTCGCAGTTTTCGGTATTTTGGGTATGGGAGAGGTGTTAAAGAAATGGTTTACACCCATCGTAATGTTTGTTTTTCTCCTATTACTAGCTAATCAGCTCATCACTATTTTTCTAAAAGGAATGATTGGCCTCAATATAGGTGATTCTATAGATGTAAAAGTCGCCTGTTTTTCATTTACTCTCGCCGCACTGACGATCCTTATCCATGTAAAAGGAAAAGGAATTATTAGCAGCTTGAATTTGCTCATCGGAATGACAGTCGGATGGATTGCTGCCGCCCTGCTGTTTCCTGCGGAAGTAACAGAGACAATTAAAACGACCCCTTTCCTTACCTGGTTTCCTTGGGGGCAACCCGCTTTTGAGTGGGGCATCGTCATTACGGTGGTCATTACTGGATTATTAAACACTACGAATACGATTGCCACATTGAAAGGGGCAGAAGATGTTTTTGAACAGGAGACAACTCCCAAGCAGTACCGTGCCTCCTTCTTCCTAACAGGGATGTTGTCGACAGCTTCAGGCGTGCTTGGACTTGTCCCCTATGCACCCTACGCTTCATCATTAGGATTTTTGCAGTCAACTGGAATTCGCGAAAGAGCACCGTTTTTTGTAGGATCCATGTTATTCATCCTCTTGGGATCGGTTCCACAGTTAAGTGCCTTTTTCTCAACAATTCCGCATAGCGTTGGTAACACAGTACTGTTTGTTGCTTATTTACAGCTGTTCCGCTCAGCAATTCGCAACATAGAAGGCCTGACATTCGAACCCACTACAGTCTATCGCATCGCTTTACCGGTGTTATTAGGACTATCGATTATGACATTACCGGCAACGGCCTTTACAACGATTCCACAGCTTATACGCCCAATCCTTTCGAACGGCATGCTAATGGGGATTTTGGCTGCACTTTTTATAGAGCTTTTGCATTATCTCGGTCAACAGAAGCGAGTGATGTCATGA